A window of the Tunturibacter empetritectus genome harbors these coding sequences:
- a CDS encoding zinc-ribbon domain containing protein gives MEFLDRLLTCADCGGEFIFTAGEQLFFFDKQFKNDPKRCKPCKSKRSGVGLKAGAGPAAAGLSRTETRTECSECGVETTVPFKPTQGRPVLCRQCFQSKRAPTTGALVTAAETAGMVAGAPGEHVAASVELLAASRV, from the coding sequence ATGGAATTTCTGGATCGGCTATTAACCTGCGCAGATTGCGGTGGCGAGTTCATCTTCACCGCCGGGGAACAACTCTTTTTCTTCGACAAACAATTCAAGAATGACCCGAAGCGGTGTAAGCCTTGCAAGTCCAAACGGTCCGGGGTGGGACTGAAGGCAGGGGCGGGGCCGGCGGCGGCGGGTCTGTCGCGCACGGAGACGCGTACGGAATGCTCGGAGTGCGGGGTGGAGACCACGGTGCCGTTCAAGCCGACACAGGGGCGACCGGTGCTCTGCCGGCAGTGCTTCCAGAGCAAGCGTGCTCCTACGACGGGGGCGCTGGTGACTGCGGCCGAGACAGCGGGGATGGTTGCGGGTGCTCCTGGGGAGCACGTTGCGGCCAGCGTCGAGCTGCTGGCGGCTTCGCGGGTCTAA
- a CDS encoding gamma carbonic anhydrase family protein: MIRTYQAHTPEIPASCYVDQSAQVIGDVTLGEQASIWMNAVVRGDVNSIRIGAKSNVQDCAVLHGMRYLYPVIVGELVTIGHNATVHGCVLEDMVLVGIGATILNNAKIGEGSIIAAGAVIPEQTVVPPNSLVAGVPGKVRRTLGDMDRELILKYAQNYLDYTAIYLAEASGT; encoded by the coding sequence ATGATTCGCACTTATCAGGCACACACACCGGAAATTCCTGCCAGCTGCTATGTCGACCAGTCGGCTCAAGTCATCGGTGACGTTACCCTCGGCGAACAAGCCAGTATCTGGATGAACGCAGTCGTCCGTGGCGACGTAAATTCGATCCGCATCGGCGCGAAAAGCAACGTGCAGGACTGCGCCGTCCTTCACGGCATGCGCTATCTCTATCCGGTAATCGTAGGCGAACTGGTGACCATCGGACACAATGCCACCGTGCACGGATGCGTCTTGGAAGACATGGTTCTAGTTGGCATCGGCGCGACCATCCTCAACAACGCAAAGATCGGCGAGGGATCGATCATCGCCGCAGGTGCCGTGATCCCAGAGCAAACAGTGGTTCCACCCAACTCACTCGTTGCAGGTGTTCCCGGCAAGGTGCGGCGAACACTCGGCGATATGGACCGCGAGCTAATCCTCAAGTACGCGCAGAACTACCTCGACTACACCGCGATCTACCTGGCAGAAGCCTCCGGAACGTAA
- a CDS encoding VOC family protein — protein sequence MDVKEKMTSIGPPVPELPVADVERAQQHYRDVLGFEIGWLEPDKGIGAVSRGKAAIFFRKRKLPFDPAVHWMFANDIDATYQELKSSGAKIVDPLEKKPWGLRQFTVMDLDGNLFYFHHD from the coding sequence ATGGACGTCAAAGAGAAGATGACCTCGATTGGCCCACCAGTGCCGGAGTTGCCGGTCGCTGATGTTGAACGCGCACAACAGCATTACAGAGATGTACTGGGCTTTGAGATTGGATGGCTTGAACCGGATAAAGGGATTGGAGCCGTGTCCCGCGGTAAGGCGGCAATCTTCTTTCGGAAGAGGAAGCTGCCGTTCGACCCTGCGGTGCACTGGATGTTCGCTAACGATATCGATGCGACATACCAGGAGTTGAAGTCGTCAGGTGCGAAGATCGTCGATCCTCTGGAAAAAAAGCCGTGGGGATTGCGACAGTTCACTGTCATGGATCTGGACGGGAACCTCTTCTACTTCCACCATGACTAA
- a CDS encoding MBL fold metallo-hydrolase, which translates to MGVGDGIGLRDAAEELVRARTEVGEFELIVCTDGTYKLDGGAMFGVVPKPLWEKRAPADEQNRILLGLNTVVVRTGKHTVVIETGVGNKQPAKMREIQCNQELLPQSLAAAGVRVEEVDVVVNTHLHFDHCGWNTTLHPDGSVTPTFPNARYFAHRGEVEHGHLQLDRDRVSYLSPNYDPLVESGQMTLLDEAGIRVNPEICPGVSVEVFPGHTAQLMAVHVESKGQQACYISDLIPTSAHLDPTWVMGYDLDPVETIAQRKRFYSRAIPEKWLVLFTHDHETPMGRIGFNEKGKPVLVAGVHTPF; encoded by the coding sequence ATGGGCGTTGGTGACGGGATTGGGCTGCGCGATGCGGCTGAGGAGCTGGTTCGGGCGCGGACTGAGGTTGGGGAGTTCGAGCTCATCGTATGCACGGATGGGACCTATAAGCTCGATGGCGGCGCCATGTTCGGTGTGGTGCCGAAGCCGTTGTGGGAGAAGCGGGCCCCGGCGGATGAGCAGAACCGTATTCTGCTGGGGCTGAATACAGTGGTGGTGCGGACTGGTAAGCATACGGTGGTGATTGAGACCGGAGTCGGCAATAAGCAGCCGGCGAAGATGCGGGAGATCCAGTGCAACCAGGAGCTTCTGCCGCAGTCTCTTGCCGCGGCTGGGGTGAGGGTTGAGGAGGTGGATGTGGTGGTGAACACTCACCTCCACTTCGACCACTGCGGGTGGAATACTACGCTGCATCCGGATGGCTCGGTGACTCCGACGTTCCCGAATGCGCGGTACTTTGCGCATCGTGGCGAGGTGGAACATGGACATCTGCAGCTGGATCGGGATCGGGTCAGTTATCTCTCACCGAACTATGATCCGCTGGTGGAGTCGGGACAGATGACGCTGCTGGACGAGGCTGGAATCAGGGTGAATCCGGAGATCTGTCCGGGCGTGAGCGTGGAGGTTTTTCCCGGTCATACGGCGCAGTTGATGGCGGTTCACGTGGAGTCGAAGGGACAACAAGCCTGCTATATCTCGGATTTAATTCCGACCAGCGCGCACCTGGATCCGACGTGGGTGATGGGGTATGACCTGGACCCGGTGGAGACAATTGCGCAGCGGAAGCGGTTCTACTCGCGGGCGATTCCGGAGAAGTGGCTGGTGCTGTTTACGCATGACCATGAGACGCCGATGGGGCGGATCGGGTTTAATGAGAAGGGCAAGCCTGTTCTGGTGGCGGGCGTTCACACGCCTTTTTGA
- the rplU gene encoding 50S ribosomal protein L21, with amino-acid sequence MYAVIRTGGKQYLVSPGEKLKIETTAHENGNIEFSDILAVSGEAGKFESDLTGAKVLASVVGEGRGEKILVFKLKRKKQYKKMQGHRQNFVEVKINEILVNGKSFKEEAAK; translated from the coding sequence ATGTACGCAGTCATCCGCACCGGCGGCAAACAGTATCTGGTCTCCCCTGGCGAGAAGTTGAAGATTGAAACCACCGCCCACGAGAACGGCAACATCGAGTTCTCCGACATCCTTGCCGTCAGTGGCGAAGCTGGCAAGTTCGAGTCCGACCTCACCGGCGCCAAGGTGCTTGCCTCCGTCGTCGGCGAAGGCCGCGGCGAAAAGATCCTCGTCTTCAAGCTCAAGCGCAAGAAGCAGTACAAGAAGATGCAGGGCCACCGCCAGAACTTCGTCGAGGTCAAGATCAATGAGATCCTCGTCAACGGCAAGAGCTTCAAGGAAGAAGCAGCAAAGTAA
- the rpsU gene encoding 30S ribosomal protein S21: protein MAEVRVQEGEPLENALRRFKRKVQTEDIIKEVKRHSFYLKPGEKKRVKEALARKRNRKKVRKEQD, encoded by the coding sequence TTGGCAGAGGTTCGAGTACAAGAAGGCGAACCCCTTGAGAATGCCCTGCGGCGCTTTAAGCGCAAGGTGCAGACAGAAGACATTATCAAGGAAGTCAAGCGTCACTCTTTTTATCTGAAACCAGGTGAGAAGAAGCGTGTGAAAGAAGCGCTTGCACGTAAGCGCAATCGCAAGAAGGTCCGTAAGGAGCAGGATTAG
- a CDS encoding DinB family protein: MEFRRYFLEQLESEAEASRKAIERVPEGQNSWKPHEKSMELGKLAALVATMPGWVALMIDHDELDLNGNGRNFQTKAVETRTELASLLEEGLKTSRRALENTTEEHLMKTWKLKMGDQVLSEGPRYVTISNGALSHLAHHRGQLTVYLRLNDAKVPAIYGPSADEFH, from the coding sequence ATGGAGTTCAGGAGATATTTTCTGGAGCAGTTGGAGAGCGAAGCTGAGGCGTCAAGAAAGGCGATTGAGCGGGTGCCTGAGGGGCAGAACTCGTGGAAGCCGCATGAGAAGTCGATGGAGTTGGGAAAGCTGGCGGCGCTGGTGGCGACGATGCCTGGCTGGGTGGCGCTGATGATCGATCACGATGAGCTGGATTTGAATGGGAATGGAAGGAATTTTCAGACAAAGGCGGTGGAGACGCGGACGGAGTTGGCTTCGCTGCTTGAGGAGGGACTCAAAACTTCGCGAAGGGCGCTGGAGAATACGACCGAAGAGCATCTGATGAAGACCTGGAAGCTGAAGATGGGGGATCAGGTGCTTTCTGAGGGGCCGAGGTATGTCACGATTTCGAATGGCGCGCTGAGCCACCTGGCACATCATCGCGGACAGCTTACAGTTTATCTGCGGCTGAATGATGCGAAGGTGCCGGCGATCTATGGGCCGAGCGCGGATGAGTTTCACTAA
- a CDS encoding helix-turn-helix transcriptional regulator: MKSDRLLSTLMLLQAHGRLSTREVAERLEISQRTAHRDMEALCTAGIPLIAHRGATGGWELQRGWRTKVPGLDDAELQALLMAQPSALGDRKLTAAAQRAFDKLMASMPTAMRLQAHSIQARLHIDPTGWRPTPEDLSMLPLVQDALARDCKLTFLYTRADGESSSRTVDPLGIVCKQTVWYLIAQSSAGTRTYRISRMREVVVLALPFLRPSGFDLAAYWKQSTAALKDRQQTVATILALSDEGVASIERWCPMVPALNHRASRTLPKGWHLFHVEFESYQQARFVILGLGSRAAAIAPPNLRKEIKAELRRMIHFT; encoded by the coding sequence ATGAAGTCCGATCGCCTCCTCTCCACCCTCATGCTCCTTCAGGCCCACGGCCGTCTCTCCACCCGCGAGGTAGCCGAGCGGCTCGAGATCTCCCAGCGCACCGCCCATCGCGATATGGAAGCCTTATGTACAGCGGGCATTCCCCTCATCGCCCATCGCGGCGCAACCGGCGGCTGGGAGCTGCAAAGAGGCTGGCGCACCAAGGTCCCCGGCCTCGACGACGCCGAACTCCAGGCCCTCCTCATGGCCCAGCCCAGCGCTCTCGGCGACCGCAAACTCACCGCCGCCGCCCAGCGCGCCTTCGACAAACTCATGGCCTCCATGCCCACCGCCATGCGCCTTCAGGCCCACTCCATTCAGGCTCGCCTGCACATCGACCCTACCGGCTGGAGACCCACCCCCGAAGACCTCTCCATGCTCCCCCTTGTGCAGGATGCCCTCGCCCGCGACTGCAAGCTCACCTTCCTCTACACCCGCGCCGACGGCGAATCCAGCTCCCGCACCGTCGATCCACTCGGCATCGTCTGCAAACAAACCGTCTGGTATCTCATCGCGCAATCCTCGGCGGGCACTCGCACCTACCGCATCTCTCGTATGCGCGAGGTCGTAGTCCTCGCACTCCCATTCCTCAGACCGTCCGGCTTCGATCTCGCCGCCTACTGGAAACAAAGCACCGCAGCACTCAAAGACCGCCAACAGACCGTCGCCACGATCCTCGCACTCTCAGACGAAGGCGTCGCCTCCATCGAGCGTTGGTGTCCTATGGTTCCCGCACTCAACCATCGCGCATCACGCACCCTGCCTAAGGGCTGGCATCTCTTTCACGTCGAGTTTGAAAGCTACCAGCAAGCCCGCTTCGTCATTCTGGGCCTCGGCTCTCGCGCTGCAGCTATTGCACCGCCCAATCTCCGCAAAGAGATCAAAGCAGAACTCCGCCGCATGATTCACTTCACATAG
- the rpmA gene encoding 50S ribosomal protein L27 has translation MAHKKGLGSSKNGRDSNAQRLGVKVFGGQTILGGGIIVRQRGTPLKPGANVGRGKDDTLFAKVNGIVRFQDKGQQGRFVNVDPAELTSVPV, from the coding sequence ATGGCACATAAAAAAGGATTAGGTTCTTCCAAAAACGGCCGCGACTCAAACGCCCAGCGGCTCGGAGTCAAAGTATTCGGCGGCCAGACCATCCTCGGCGGCGGCATCATTGTCCGTCAGCGTGGCACCCCGCTCAAGCCCGGCGCCAACGTCGGTCGCGGCAAAGACGACACCCTCTTCGCCAAGGTCAACGGCATAGTCCGCTTCCAGGACAAGGGACAGCAGGGTCGCTTCGTCAACGTCGACCCAGCCGAGCTTACCTCCGTTCCTGTCTAG